In a single window of the Antedon mediterranea chromosome 1, ecAntMedi1.1, whole genome shotgun sequence genome:
- the LOC140062002 gene encoding 2-Hydroxyacid oxidase 1-like, producing the protein MDKTQEKCYSVADFEKQAELKITDTGALGYFNEGTEGTETLRHNLAAFSRYKLRPRHMRDISTINTKQRVLGCDIDFPVVVAPFAAAKMAHPDGEYAVARACAGMGTAFTFSPWTTTSIDDVAKESPTGVKWLQLYLVKDRRVIVNVVRKAERHGYKAILVTIDLKIPSNRLTDKRNQFTVANPKSLRSPNVVPADDNFSFYLPSLSWEDISWLKSITKLQVAVKGIMTREDAIEAVQHGVDGIVVSNHGGRALDCVEASIDALSEIVDAVKHTGVDILMDSGIRKGTDVIKALALGAKAVMVGRPIVWGLAVNGENGVKSVLEILKNELRISMGLCGCPSLSDINETVIKKSTSSRL; encoded by the exons ATGGATAAGACTCAGGAAAAGTGTTACTCTGTTGCCGACTTTGAAAAACAAGCGGAATTGAAAATAACTGACACCGGAGCACTTGGCTATTTCAACGAAGGAACGGAAGGAACAGAGACGTTGCGTCATAATCTTGCAGCCTTTTCgag ATATAAATTAAGGCCACGGCACATGCGTGATATATCGACGATCAACACAAAGCAGAGAGTACTAGGATGCGACATAGACTTTCCCGTTGTCGTCGCTCCGTTTGCAGCGGCAAAGATGGCCCACCCAGATGGAGAATATGCAGTGGCCAGAG CATGTGCTGGAATGGGCACCGCGTTCACGTTCAGCCCGTGGACGACGACAAGTATAGACGACGTAGCTAAAGAGAGTCCAACTGGAGTAAAGTGGCTTCAACTCTATCTTGTCAAAGATCGACGCGTCATTGTTAACGTTGTCCGTAAAGCGGAACGACATGGCTATAAAGCAATATTGGTGACAATCGATCTGAAGATTCCGTCAAACAGGTTGACTGACAAGAGAAATCAGTTCACAGTGGCAAACCCAAAGTCGTTACG TTCTCCCAATGTTGTTCCCGCTGACGATAATTTCAGTTTCTATCTACCTTCTTTATCCTGGGAAGATATTAGTTGGTTAAAAAGCATTACAAAGTTACAAGTCGCCGTCAAAGGCATTATGACAA GAGAAGACGCAATCGAAGCGGTTCAACACGGCGTAGATGGTATTGTTGTTTCAAACCATGGTGGAAGAGCCCTCGACTGTGTAGAAGCTTCG ATTGATGCGTTGTCGGAAATTGTAGACGCTGTAAAACATACCGGGGTTGATATTTTGATGGACAGCGGTATACGTAAAGGAACTGACGTCATTAAAGCGCTCGCACTTGGCGCGAAAGCTGTAATGGTTGGACGACCAATAGTATGGGGACTCGCAGTGAAC ggTGAAAACGGGGTGAAATCTGTACTTGAAATCCTGAAAAATGAGCTT
- the LOC140061992 gene encoding 2-Hydroxyacid oxidase 1-like: MTMDKTRVKCYSVADYEKQAELKITDTAALGYFNGGTEGTETLRDNLAAFSRYKLRPRHMRDISTINTKQRVLGCDIDFPVVVAPFAFAKMAHPDGEYAVARACAGMDTAFTLSSWTSKSIDDVTKESSTGVKWLQLYLVKDRRVIVNVVRKAERHGFKAILVTIDLKIPSNRLTDKRNQFTMGNSELLRSPNASIDDTDQFHLLSLSWDDISWLKSITKLQVAVKGVMTREDAIEAVQHGVDGIVVSNHGGRALDCVEASIDALSEIVEAVKHSGVDILMDSGIRKGTDVIKALALGAKAVMVGRPIVWGLAVDGENGVKSVLEILKNELRISMGLCGCQSLSDINQTVIKKSTSSRL; this comes from the exons ATGACGATGGATAAAACTCGGGTAAAATGTTACTCTGTTGCCGACTACGAAAAACAAGCGGAATTGAAAATAACTGACACCGCAGCACTTGGCTATTTCAACGGAGGAACGGAAGGAACAGAGACGTTACGTGATAATCTTGCAGCCTTTTCGAG ATATAAATTAAGGCCGCGGCACATGCGTGATATATCGACGATCAACACAAAGCAGAGAGTACTGGGATGCGACATAGACTTTCCCGTTGTCGTCGCTCCGTTTGCGTTCGCAAAGATGGCCCACCCAGATGGAGAATATGCAGTGGCCAGAG CATGCGCTGGAATGGATACCGCGTTCACGCTCAGCTCGTGGACGTCGAAAAGTATAGACGACGTAACAAAAGAGAGTTCAACTGGAGTAAAGTGGCTTCAACTTTATCTTGTCAAAGATCGACGCGTCATTGTTAACGTTGTCCGTAAAGCGGAACGACATGGTTTCAAAGCGATATTGGTGACAATCGATCTGAAGATTCCGTCAAACAGGCTGACTGACAAGAGGAATCAGTTCACAATGGGAAACTCAGAGTTGTTACG ATCCCCCAATGCTTCCATTGACGATACAGACCAGTTTCATCTACTTTCTTTATCCTGGGACGATATTAGTTGGTTAAAAAGCATTACGAAGTTACAAGTCGCCGTCAAAGGCGTTATGACaa GAGAAGACGCAATCGAAGCGGTCCAACACGGCGTAGATGGTATTGTTGTTTCAAACCATGGTGGAAGAGCCCTCGACTGTGTAGAAGCATCG ATTGATGCGTTATCGGAAATAGTAGAGGCCGTAAAACATAGCGGGGTTGATATTTTGATGGACAGTGGTATACGTAAAGGAACTGACGTCATCAAAGCGCTCGCACTTGGTGCGAAAGCTGTAATGGTTGGTCGACCAATAGTATGGGGACTCGCAGTAGAT GGCGAAAACGGTGTGAAATCTGTACTGGAAATCCTGAAAAATGAGCTTAGGATATCAATGGGTTTATGTG gTTGTCAATCTCTGAGTGATATTAATCAAACGGTTATCAAGAAATCGACATCGTCCAGACTGTAA